In the genome of Bosea sp. ANAM02, the window TTCTGAGCGACTACCTGCCGCTGGTGCTGTTCATCGGCGTCTCGGCGGTAATCGGCCTGGCCCTGCTGATCGCTCCCTTCGCGATCGCCTATTCCAAGCCGGACGCGGAAAAGCTCTCGGCCTATGAATGCGGCTTCAACGCCTTCGACGATGCCCGCATGAAGTTCGACGTCCGCTTCTATCTGGTCGCGATTCTCTTCATCATCTTCGATCTCGAGGTCGCGTTCCTGTTCCCCTGGGCCGTCGCCTTCGGCGGGCTCGGCTGGTATGGTTTCTGGTCGATGATGGTCTTTCTCGGCGTGCTCACCGTGGGTTTCATCTACGAGTGGCGCAAGGGCGCGCTGGAGTGGGACTGACTGTCGGGTTGCGAGGCGGCGCTCCGCATTCGATCCGGCAGGCAAAGGTTCACGAGGATTAGGTCATGGCAGTCACAGCGATCGATCGTGGTGATCCGCTCGTCGCGCAGGCGCCGAGGGGTTTGCTCGGTCCCGACGGCAAGCCGTTGGGCGCGCGTGATCCGTTCTTCGTCGAGATCAACAACGAACTCGCCGACAAGGGTTTCCTCGTCACCGCGACCGACGATCTGATCAACTGGGCCCGCACCGGCTCGCTGATGTGGATGACGTTCGGCCTGGCCTGCTGCGCCGTCGAGATGATGCAGCTCTCGATGCCGCGCTACGACGTCGAGCGCTTCGGCTTCGCGCCGCGCGCCTCGCCGCGCCAGTCGGACGTGATGATCGTCGCGGGCACGCTGACCAACAAGATGGCTCCCGCTCTGCGCAAGGTCTACGACCAGATGCCGGAGCCGCGCTACGTCATCTCGATGGGTTCCTGCGCCAATGGCGGCGGCTACTACCACTACAGCTACTCGGTGGTGCGCGGCTGCGACCGCATCGTCCCGATCGACATCTATGTCCCGGGCTGCCCGCCGACGGCCGAGGCGCTGCTCTACGGCGTCCTGCTGCTGCAGAAGAAGATCCGCCGCACCGGCACGATCGAACGTTAACACGAATGCGTCATGCCCGGGCTTGACCCGGGCATCTCCTGACGGAGAGGCGCGAGGCGACGAAGACGGGATTTGAGCCCCGTCCTGCATGAGATGGTCGGGTCAGGCCCGACCATGACGCGGAACGGGCAGAAGGTGAGACGATGAGCGAAGCGCTCGTACAACTCGGCGAAGAGATCAAGGCCGCGCTGCCCGGCGCGGTGACGGAGGCGGTCGTCGCCTTCGAAGAGCTCACGATCCATGCCGAGGCGGATCGAATCGTCACGGTCCTGCGCACGCTCTACAGCGACCCGCGCTTCCGCTTCGTGAACTTCACCGACATCGCCGGCGCCGATTATCCCGGCCGCGAGAAGCGCTTCGACGTCGTCTACCATCTGCTGGCGCCGCACCATAACCGCCGCATCCGCGTGAAGGTCCAGACCGACGAGGCGACGCCCGTCCCCTCCGTGATCGAGGTCTTCCCGGCGGCGAACTGGTTCGAGCGCGAGGCCTACGACTTCTACGGCATCCTGTTCTCCGGCCACCCGGACCTGCGCCGCATCCTCACCGATTACGGCTTCGAGGGTTACCCGCTGCGCAAGGACTTCCCGCTGACCGGCTTCGTCGAGGTCCGCTACGACGACGAGCAGAAGCGCGTCGTCTACGAGCCGGTGAAGCTCAACCAGGAATTCCGCAACTTCGATTTCCTCTCGCCCTGGGAAGGCACGGATTACGTGCTGCCGGGCGACGAGAAGGCGAAGGGGGCGTGATGGCGTCTGGCCAGCAAACCCTGTCCGGCGGCTGTCTCTGCGGCGCGGTGCGTTTCACCGCCAAGCCAGAGAAGGCCGAGATGGACGTCTGCCATTGCGGCATGTGCCGGAAATGGAGCGGCGGCGTCTTCATGGCGGTGCCTTGCACCGGCGTGTCGGTCGCGGACGAGCAGGCGCTCGGCGTCTACCCATCCTCCGACTGGGCCGAGCGCGTCTTCTGCGCGACATGCGGGACGAGCCTGTTCTGGCGCCTGCGCGAAGGCGGCGACGGCCATGTCGCGGTGGCCTTCCAGGCCCTCGACGACCAGTCGTCCTTCACCTTCGCCGAAGAGATCTTCATCGACGAGAAACCTGCCCTCTACGCCTTCGCGGGCGAGCGGCGCCGTAAGACCGGCGCGCAGGTGATCGCCGAATTCGCCGCGAAACAGGCGGGCTGAGCATGACCGAGCACAATATCCGCAATTTCTCGATCAATTTCGGCCCGCAGCACCCGGCCGCGCACGGCGTTCTGCGCCTCGTGCTGGAGCTCGACGGCGAGATCGTCGAGCGCGTCGATCCGCATATCGGCCTGCTGCATCGCGGCACCGAGAAGCTGATCGAGGCCAAGACCTATCTCCAGGCCGTGCCCTATTTCGACCGGCTCGACTATGTCGCGCCGATGAACCAGGAGCATGCCTATGCGCTCGCGGTCGAGCGCCTCGCCGGCGTGACCGTGCCGCGCCGCGGCCAGCTCATCCGCGTGCTCTATTCCGAGATCGGCCGCATCCTCTCGCATCTGCTCAACGTCACGACGCAGGCGATGGACGTCGGCGCGCTGACGCCCCCGCTCTGGGGCTTCGAGGAGCGCGAGAAGCTGATGATCTTCTACGAGCGGGCCTGCGGCGCGCGCATGCACGCGGCCTATGTCCGGCCCGGCGGCGTGCACCAGGATATTCCGGTCTCGCTGATCCACGACATCGCCGAGTGGTGCGACCCCTTCCTCCAGGTCTGTGACGACCTCGAAGGCCTGCTCAGCGATAACCGCATCTTCAAGCAGCGCAACGTCGATATCGGCGTGGTCGATCTCGAAACCTGCTGGAAATGGGGCTTCTCGGGCGTGATGGTGCGCGGCTCCGGCGCGCCCTGGGACCTGCGTAAATCGCAGCCCTACGAGTGCTACGAGGAGATGGAATTCGACATCCCCGTCGGCAAGAACGGCGACTGCTTCGACCGCTACCACATCCGCATGGAAGAGATGCGCCAGTCGGTGCGCATCATGAAGCAGTGCTGCGACAAGCTGCTGGCGCCCGATGGCGGCGGCCCGGTCTCCTCGCTCGACGGCAAGATGGTGCCGCCCAAGCGCGGCGAGATGAAGCGCTCGATGGAAGCGCTGATCCACCATTTCAAGCTCTATACCGAGGGCTACAAGGTGCCGGCCGGCGAGGTCTATGCCGCCGTCGAGGCGCCGAAGGGCGAGTTCGGCGTCTATCTGGTCTCCGACGGCACCAACAAGCCCTATCGCTGCAAGATCAAGGCCCCGGGCTTCGCCCATCTCCAGGCCATGGACTTCATGTGCCGCAAGCACATGCTCGCCGACGTCTCCGCGATCCTCGGCTCCCTCGATATCGTGTTCGGGGAGGTCGATCGGTGAGCGCCGTTTCCGTCATGGTCGGCCTGGTGCCGACCATCCACGTCTTGAACGTGGCAGATGTTGCGAAGACGTGGAAGCTCGGGACAAGCCCGAGCATGACGTCGAGAGAGAACTGATATGTCCGTCCGTCGTCTCGCACCCGATCCGGTCCAGCCCGCCTCCTTCGCCTTCACCGCGGCGAACGAGAACTGGATCGTCCAGCAGATCGCCAAGTATCCGGAAGGCCGCCAGGCTTCCGCCGTCATCCCGCTTCTGTGGAAGGCGCAGGAGCAGGAGGGCTGGGTCTCCCGCGCCGTGATCGAGACCGTCGCCAAGCGCCTGGGCATGGCGCCGATGCGGGTGCTGGAGGTCGCGACCTTCTACACCATGTTCAACCTGCAGCCGGTCGGCGAGTTCTTCGTCCAGCTCTGCGGCACGACGCCCTGCGCGCTGCGCGGCGCGGAAGCGCTGAAGAAGGTCTGCGAGGACGTCATCGGCCCGCAATCGACCGTGACCGCCGACGGCAAGCTCTCCTGGCTCGAGGTCGAATGCCTCGGCGCCTGCTGCAACGCGCCGATGGCGCAGATCAATGTCGACTATTACGAGGACCTGACGCCGGCGAATTTCCGCCAACTCCTCGACGATCTCCGCAATGGCCGCGCCACCAAGCCCGGTCCGCAGAACGGCCGCACCGGCTCCGAGCCGGAAGGCGGCTCGCAGACGCTGACCGACAAGGCGCTCTATGACGGCTCGATGATCGGCGCCGGCGACTGGCAGAAGCGCATCGTCGAGCAGCGCAAGGCCGCGGCCGAAGCCGCCG includes:
- a CDS encoding NADH-quinone oxidoreductase subunit B gives rise to the protein MAVTAIDRGDPLVAQAPRGLLGPDGKPLGARDPFFVEINNELADKGFLVTATDDLINWARTGSLMWMTFGLACCAVEMMQLSMPRYDVERFGFAPRASPRQSDVMIVAGTLTNKMAPALRKVYDQMPEPRYVISMGSCANGGGYYHYSYSVVRGCDRIVPIDIYVPGCPPTAEALLYGVLLLQKKIRRTGTIER
- a CDS encoding NADH-quinone oxidoreductase subunit D, translated to MTEHNIRNFSINFGPQHPAAHGVLRLVLELDGEIVERVDPHIGLLHRGTEKLIEAKTYLQAVPYFDRLDYVAPMNQEHAYALAVERLAGVTVPRRGQLIRVLYSEIGRILSHLLNVTTQAMDVGALTPPLWGFEEREKLMIFYERACGARMHAAYVRPGGVHQDIPVSLIHDIAEWCDPFLQVCDDLEGLLSDNRIFKQRNVDIGVVDLETCWKWGFSGVMVRGSGAPWDLRKSQPYECYEEMEFDIPVGKNGDCFDRYHIRMEEMRQSVRIMKQCCDKLLAPDGGGPVSSLDGKMVPPKRGEMKRSMEALIHHFKLYTEGYKVPAGEVYAAVEAPKGEFGVYLVSDGTNKPYRCKIKAPGFAHLQAMDFMCRKHMLADVSAILGSLDIVFGEVDR
- a CDS encoding GFA family protein; this translates as MASGQQTLSGGCLCGAVRFTAKPEKAEMDVCHCGMCRKWSGGVFMAVPCTGVSVADEQALGVYPSSDWAERVFCATCGTSLFWRLREGGDGHVAVAFQALDDQSSFTFAEEIFIDEKPALYAFAGERRRKTGAQVIAEFAAKQAG
- a CDS encoding NADH-quinone oxidoreductase subunit C — protein: MSEALVQLGEEIKAALPGAVTEAVVAFEELTIHAEADRIVTVLRTLYSDPRFRFVNFTDIAGADYPGREKRFDVVYHLLAPHHNRRIRVKVQTDEATPVPSVIEVFPAANWFEREAYDFYGILFSGHPDLRRILTDYGFEGYPLRKDFPLTGFVEVRYDDEQKRVVYEPVKLNQEFRNFDFLSPWEGTDYVLPGDEKAKGA
- the nuoE gene encoding NADH-quinone oxidoreductase subunit NuoE, translated to MSVRRLAPDPVQPASFAFTAANENWIVQQIAKYPEGRQASAVIPLLWKAQEQEGWVSRAVIETVAKRLGMAPMRVLEVATFYTMFNLQPVGEFFVQLCGTTPCALRGAEALKKVCEDVIGPQSTVTADGKLSWLEVECLGACCNAPMAQINVDYYEDLTPANFRQLLDDLRNGRATKPGPQNGRTGSEPEGGSQTLTDKALYDGSMIGAGDWQKRIVEQRKAAAEAAAAKAAAEAEAKKAAEAEAKKAEATPVAVAAKPATETAAAGRPKPSAPAQPSSAANDTPAAKGKVEKEDVAEAAKPAAAAKVTATDESKPELLAAARGGKGDDLELIWGVGPKLGRMLNEMGVWHYDQIAKWTAAELAWVDARLTGFKGRALRDDWIAQSKKLATGWRPESKLGDKPAE